One segment of bacterium DNA contains the following:
- a CDS encoding anaerobic ribonucleoside-triphosphate reductase activating protein produces MEIAGFTPFSTIDYEGFLSTVIYTQGCNWNCIFCHNYHLIPKKEGNFSLESTIGFIEKRRLLIDGIVISGGEPTLHEDLPEFCRKIKRLKLLIKLDTNGTNPDLLEFLIRKKLVNYVAMDIKAPFDKYEKIIRTKFPMEKIKKSIKIIKSSNIPHEFRTTIHSSLLNLEDLKDILQIVGKKHKYYLQLANPTERFNVPNQFTKNFLQEFIKEHNEFFIKIRA; encoded by the coding sequence ATGGAAATCGCAGGTTTTACACCGTTTTCAACTATTGATTATGAAGGGTTTTTATCAACTGTAATCTACACACAAGGTTGCAATTGGAATTGTATTTTTTGTCATAATTATCATTTGATTCCTAAAAAAGAGGGCAATTTTTCATTAGAAAGCACTATTGGCTTCATAGAAAAAAGAAGATTGTTAATTGATGGAATAGTTATTTCAGGCGGCGAACCTACCTTACATGAAGATTTACCTGAATTTTGCAGGAAAATTAAACGATTAAAATTATTGATTAAATTGGATACAAATGGAACTAATCCTGACTTATTAGAATTTCTCATTCGGAAAAAATTAGTAAATTATGTAGCTATGGATATTAAAGCACCGTTTGATAAATATGAAAAAATTATAAGAACTAAATTTCCAATGGAAAAAATTAAAAAATCAATTAAAATTATTAAATCAAGCAACATTCCGCATGAATTTAGAACTACTATTCATAGTTCATTATTAAATCTTGAAGATTTGAAAGATATTTTGCAAATAGTTGGAAAAAAGCATAAATATTATTTACAATTAGCAAATCCAACTGAAAGATTTAATGTTCCGAATCAATTTACTAAAAATTTCTTGCAGGAATTTATTAAAGAACATAATGAATTTTTTATAAAAATTAGGGCTTGA
- a CDS encoding 30S ribosomal protein S21 has translation MEDRIIEEKEIDPKFEFMLRRFVEETSPIIKEFRERQFYKKPSEKKREKIIAKQRKKEARRRRRLRLRFARIKKKKKKNGRN, from the coding sequence ATGGAAGATAGGATTATTGAAGAAAAGGAAATTGATCCAAAATTTGAATTTATGCTTAGACGATTCGTTGAAGAAACTAGTCCTATAATTAAGGAATTTCGTGAAAGGCAGTTTTATAAAAAACCAAGTGAAAAGAAACGTGAAAAGATAATAGCTAAACAAAGAAAAAAAGAAGCACGTAGAAGAAGGCGCTTACGGTTAAGGTTTGCAAGAATCAAAAAGAAAAAGAAGAAAAATGGAAGAAATTAA